The genomic window AGCTCTCCTGGAAGTCATCCTTGCCGAGGCAGTCGTAGCCCTCGCCGAAGCTGTACTCGGTGATGATGTcgttggcgagggcgaagaaggcggcgtcgaggcgcaCCACCCTGTCCCCGCCGGCCACGTCCCCGAACCGGCCGCAGAGGAGGTCGACCTTGGCCTGGATCAGGGGCTCAATCTCGTAAATGGCCTTTTTGGAAAAGGACACGTTGAGCGCCTTgcggcggaggcggtggtggtcGTGCGGGCACGTCGCGAAGGCGCCCGTCGGCACGCCCAGGAAGACGACGTAGTCGGCGTACTTGTCGCGCTTCTTCGAGGCCGGCGCGTAAATCTCGTCGTAGAAGCCGGTGTCGAGGATGTGCACCTCGTTGGGGTTGATTCGCACAATGGGGCCTGTTTTTGCCACGGCTGCTTAGTTGACTGGTTGCAAGGGGGAACCATTGACACCACGCGTGTAAGTCGCCCGGGGCATCGCCGTCACGTTGCCCGGCGCGCATGTCTGGGGTTTCGACCGGAGCGCCGTACCGTATTCATCATGCATCCGCTTAATCTCCCAGCAAAATACCCCTCGGCCGACTACATCGTAGTAGAACTCGTACCAGCTCGTCGCCGCGGCCAGCTTGGGCCCCGGGATTTTCGCCAGAGGGTGCAGGTATAGGCGATACACGACCAACGAAAGGACGTAGACTGGAGTGGCCAGTAGAAGGAACAAGAGGACGCCCGAGGTCGGTATAGCCATGGTTTGACAAGGTATTTTTGGAGTCTTGCTGGGAAGATGTTGTCGGGGAAGAGTATACTCGACCGTCACTTGTGGAAAGGACAGTCAGACACTGGGAAGGGTGCGCATGGACTTGTTTACGTTGCGAGGCGAGATTCGTACGAATATCCAACCGGGCCAAACGAACCGACGTGTTTTCGCGTATGGATTACGGCCTCGCCCGTTTTTAAATCACCGCCGCCCGTGAAGCAGCCAGCCgacatgatgatgccacAAAGTCAATGCGCACTCACTGCCGTAGGGGGCACCGCAGCTCAACCTGCAAAGGGTCAAGTATGAGCTTGGATTGACCCTCGTGGAGTGAGTGTATTGAAAAACGGCAGACATGTCGAAGCTCGCTGCGTCTTCCGTGCGCCCTCGCTCGCACAAGCCTCCGTGTGGCCTTTTCACAAGCCATGACGATTTCCAGCCTGCAGCGGTGACTTGGCAGTAGTCCAGGCTCCGGGCTTCATATTGGCCGTTTCAATAGTAGCCAACTTTGATGCCCCCGGCCGCGACGAAGCAAAcacgcagcagcagcatgtcaTGTGGCCTCGCATCAAGTAGGAGCTTTCGCTGCCAAGCGCGGTGGGAGGCCAAACGCAAATTGGACTTGACCATTTTCGAGAGCTGGCTGTGCCGGGCCCCGCAAGCTCCTTTCAAGCTCTATTCACACAATGCTCACACGGCGATTGACGTGATGTGGCGGGATTTGGAAGCCCTGGTTGGCGCGCATGCGTGAGAAAGGGCTGAGCCACAGGATTGAAGCAGCTGCCGAGAATAGAAGGGGGTGTGCTCTGCTGCCTGCGTCTTGAGACAATAACATGGCTGGGCGGACAACAATAACTTCAAAGTCGGGCCACGGGTGTGTCGTCGTCAAGTTAGGAATTGTCTGCTATTGTTCCTCGCCATGGTCGTGCGGTGCGACATCACATGCAAACTCATTGTCAGGGCGGGTCCACTGCCCCAGCGCCGCCTGGTCAAAAACAGCCTAGCGTCGCGCACAAAAGCACCCCGCATCCTTCAAGCAACCACGACATGCAAGTTTTAATGCTTTGCAACCATCTCCGTGACACGGCATCGGCACCCCACCACCGTACCCATGGAGCATGACGACCGGGGGGTCGCAGAACAAAGGTTTTACCGAATTGCAATACACTACGAGAATACAATCTAACCCTTGTATGATTAACCACCCGTGACCTCACAGGGGGGATACAGCTAATAAAGAGTTAAAAGGTAGGGGAAATAAATACCTAAATTTTAAGGGAAAAAATAAGAAGGCTTGTGTATCCTTATTAATCCCTGCTATGCCACTTAACAGCCACCCACGATTAGTAGCTGGAGCGCCGATACAGCCAGGGGACCTTGCTCTATTAACCTTGTCAGGTCACGGGTGGTTAATCATACAAGGGTTGGATTGTAATCAACCCACCCTTCCTGGTGGCCAATACAACTATCCGAAACTACTTGGCCTAATGCACGAATTTGCCATACCCGGACAATCCAAGCATCATTTTCTCCAGGCCGTTTTCAACGCCATTGGCTCGTCAATACAGGAACAAGATGAAGTCGACTTGTCGGACAATGAGACGGAGCATCGAATACGGGAGAAAGTGGTGGAGTTTGCAGACTACTTGATTGACAACTTCTTTTTGCCCCGTgagccttgccttgccttttTAGCAGAGCTGGGATACACGCGGACACCCTTGAGTAAAGGCATCAGCGAAAAAGGCAAAGCAACTCTCTCAGGCGGTCTATAACTATTCCACTCCGAGCACGCCGGCCAGCGGTCAGAGCCGTAGCAGTACAACAGACGGACAGGAGACACTTGGCGACGCCTGCCTCGGACGTGACAATCGCTGCGTCCTATCGCGTAGATTCGATAGCAGTCTGGCGATGAAGCGCCTGAGGAAATCTGAGCATGACGCCCAGgacgaagacggccagcCCCTCAAAGGTCAACCATTCAGCAAAGTAGAAGTTCCCCGTATTCTGCCACATTCGTTGAGGAGGATAAACTCGGATCGGGAACCGGTACGTTCACTACCCTCGACAAGGTTTCGCATTGCTCATTCGCGCAGCATCACTCTCGCAAAGAAGCATTCAGAATTCTCAACATGATTGACGACACCGTGAATCATTTGATTCAGGGTCCCGACATTGACAGGGGTTCTTTCTCCATTTTCTAATCCCTGTGTAGCTGTCATGACACCGGAGTCGCCCTGGAACCTGTGGGGAAACAACGGtaatgtactccgtacacggcGGAATCAAGTTCTTTCAGGAGGCTCGGGCGCCTTGATGGAGCAAATGTTCTGCTATTGACGACGACTGCAGCACTTGGTTGGAGGCCCTGAAAATCCGGGAAATTGGCCCTTTTCACCGAGTATACCCTGCTGGAACCCCTGAAGACCCCTGCTGTGACGCTTAACCGAGCACTGATTTGAGCTCTAGGAAAAGCAACCGTCGTGACCAACAGCCTTACTCATCACCTTTGGACCAACAGAAACACGCGGAGCTACGGCCGATTTTATGTTTTGCGTGCCAATACCGTGGAACATGGGTAATCAAGGTATTTTATATGTTCAGATATACTTACTTGGTGAAAGATATCTGCAAGTCGAGTCTTTTGTTGATCTTGTCAGGTTCGACTTTTTATGACGCCATTATCACCGGTGTCTTGTCGTACCGGGTCGTAGTATAATAGTTGCCTACGTAGGTATCGTACTTGGCTCCCACTATCTATTAGTAGTATACGTTATTATTATGGTATCAGCGTAATCCCAGTTATCAAGGTCCAGTCACATGCTGCTTGTACATACTGGTCGAAACAGCGCAGTTACTGGATATCATAATCGCAGTTATCAAGGCCATTGTAAATAAGAAGTCGGTGGGCCCGAATGCAAGGATTTAaaaggccatgatgccgttaGCGTTGTAGTTTAAAATACTCAATCCATCGTCACAGACCGCAGACCCATAAAAAGCAGTTGTCATTTAGGCACCCTGCACTTGGCAAAAGGACAATGCCAAGGATAGGCGGAAATACTACCGAACTTTACAATAACCAAAAAGAGGCTAGTGTTTTCACGGTTTAACCACACCAAGCAACAGGGAATTCTACATGCCTGTTATTGAACCTTGTACCTCTTGGTTGTAGATGCCCGCATTTCACCCGTTGACCGTCTCGATGGCAGACTAATTATCATGTCTTCTAAGTCCTCACGGGCAGTCCCCAATCGGACGAGATTACTTCCGTCAGTTCAACATATAATGCCCGCTAGGCGCGCTACATCTTGTCTAAATTTGGCAACCCGATTTTGGACTACATGCCCATCTACAGTGTCCGCCTGCCCAGTCATCTCAGATTACACATGCGCCGATTACCGACGCTACATGTCATCACATCAGCCAAACTTGACTCCCGACGCGGGATTCCAAGTTGTTGCTGATCCACCGCCTGGCTGTTGCCCACCATCAGTCCTCGGTGCCGGCGGACCACTGCCGCCAAACTTGATCCCCATGGCTGGATTCCACATTGTCGTCATTGGATTCGTTGTCTGCGGTGCCACCGGCTGTGGCTGCCGTACCGCTTCACCAGCCCAAGACTGTATGGAGGCTTCGACCGGGTTGGGTGTCGACTGCCCTGCTGCATGGTCATTTTGTCTTTGGGGCGATGTTTGATGGTGCTGCGCAACCGGCTCGGGCGCAAAGTAAGCCGGCTGCGCTGCTTGATACTGTGTTGTGGAAGCACCTTGCAGAGGGGCGTGGTCGCGCGACAAGTTGAGTGTTGAAAGTGGCGGCATGCTCAGTTCTCTGGGAGGCTGGTCAGCAAGCAAAAAACTATGCACAACCCGACGACGCAAAAAGGATAGATGGTAAACTTACTCTTCCAGCACCCTGGCCTCCATACGCCGCTGTGCCACCCAGCCCTTGACAACATCTCGAAAGCCCTGTCCAACAATCTTGTTGAGGTCATTGTAGAATTTCCTGCCAACTTCCAGGTTGTTGATGATTTCCTTGTACTTGAAATATGCGCTGTCCAGCTTCTGCAACGCCTGTTCTCGCTCTCGAGAGCCTCGGTCTCCACATCTGCGTTTCTGGGACTCGAATTCTGCGTTTGCCCGTTCCACTTCTTTCAATAGTCTGTCCTGTTCGAGCGATTCTTTATCCAGGGCGTCCAGCTCTGGCTCATATAAACGATCCAGACGCTTTTCGAAAAAGTCTTCAAAGTGAGCCGGAACAATCGCAGTCGAGGGGTACGTTCTCTCCAACCTGGCAGCTTCTTTGAGGATATCCGGCTTGATGTCGTCTTTGCGCGCATTTTCTCGCAGTGTCTCaaccttttttcttcttctgctttcCAGTCGTAGGATATCGTTGTATGCGCTTCGCAGTTTGCCGACAGATGCCTTGAGCTCAGGATTCGTGTCCCGTTGAGAGCTTGACGGCACGAAATCCATCAGGCCCCTGTCCGATCCGCACAAGACATGTAGTAGCTCCTCGTTGGCAGCGAACTTTTCTCGCACGACACCATcgctgctggcgctgctcgCAAAATATCCTTCAATTTCGTCGGCATGTCCCCACAACTTTCCGCCTTGGGCGTCACTCTGGCTCTCGGGCCGCGACCACCGATCGGTGCCATACTTCCTCCTCGCCTTCTGGTCCTCTTCCCTTTCAGCCGCCAGGGCCGACGTCCCTTCCTCGAAGATGGCGATATCTGCAGCCCGTAGCTTATCAATGTCCGTAAAGCTCTTTCGGAGTCGACCTATCGCGTCTGCTTGTCTCAATTCCTCGGCATGCTGTACTAGACTTGGGGGTAAGCCAAGAGGCTTTTCCAACGCCTGGAGCGAGCCAGGGAGGCCGATGGCGCTGAACAAGGAGTGAATTTTGTCGTTGAGACCTTCCAGGTCCTGGATGATGTTTTGGTTGACCATCCGATCGCGACGCTCTTCGTATATGGAGATGGCGACATGAACGGAAAAGGGCACCAGCCTTGAAAACAACGCAGGGCCGAACTCTGCTCGGTCGCCAAGGAAGTCAAATGGGTTTGCCACTTGAGGCGGCACACGAGCAACCGCCATGTTGGCTCTCTCCAGCATCTTGAGCTCTGATTTCGGAGGGACGGGATCTAAATAGTGTTAGCCTACTTGCTTACGCGCCCCCTGGGGTTAGTAAAAGCGacgggttttttttttcactgACTCAAGAAGATCATGTCATTGTCCTTTTCGGCTCGCTTAAGatcctcctccacctttCTCTTGAGCCCGTTCAGGTCGTCGACAACAGTCTTGTTGAGATAGCCGCCTTTGGTCTCCTTAAGACCTTCCGTCACGCACGCAACTGCGTCTGTTAGTCTAGCAACCTCCTCGCCATACCTCCTCTTTTCAAGGCAGTCACACGCAGCACGGTACTGCGCTGCTGCAGCAAaatggtggtgttttgcAGTCATGTGGTGAATCCAGGCGCTGCTTATGGCTTCGCTCTTCATGGCTGCCTCGCCGGCCAAATTATACAGGTCGGATACTCTAGCAGCTAGCTTTGCTATTGATGCATCCTTGTACCCGTCGACAACAGCTTTCTGCCAAAAGCACTCTTGGCTCTGTGCAAGAAATAACTGCATCAGGGATTCCAAGGTGTGttcgtccatgtcctcgggGGGGTCGTACATGCGAAGCAAGGGCACGACTTCTTTCTTCATGTGAGAAAGCACTCCGGCGGCGAGCGAAAACTGGTTGGCGGCGGTTTTGATGCCTTCGGCCGTCCCTCGGGACGTGTTGACCGCGAGCTGCG from Metarhizium brunneum chromosome 2, complete sequence includes these protein-coding regions:
- the prr-1 gene encoding pH-response regulator protein palA/prr-1, whose protein sequence is MATTGSILSLPFRRSTQLSLASVIRQYINSKYDQHPDMFKQDLEVIDALRQDAINVREPHPSGIKKLQAYAGQLAWISGKFPIDIGAEFTWYPALGYNTERPMVRNNIKYELLNVLYNLAALYSQLAVNTSRGTAEGIKTAANQFSLAAGVLSHMKKEVVPLLRMYDPPEDMDEHTLESLMQLFLAQSQECFWQKAVVDGYKDASIAKLAARVSDLYNLAGEAAMKSEAISSAWIHHMTAKHHHFAAAAQYRAACDCLEKRRYGEEVARLTDAVACVTEGLKETKGGYLNKTVVDDLNGLKRKVEEDLKRAEKDNDMIFLNPVPPKSELKMLERANMAVARVPPQVANPFDFLGDRAEFGPALFSRLVPFSVHVAISIYEERRDRMVNQNIIQDLEGLNDKIHSLFSAIGLPGSLQALEKPLGLPPSLVQHAEELRQADAIGRLRKSFTDIDKLRAADIAIFEEGTSALAAEREEDQKARRKYGTDRWSRPESQSDAQGGKLWGHADEIEGYFASSASSDGVVREKFAANEELLHVLCGSDRGLMDFVPSSSQRDTNPELKASVGKLRSAYNDILRLESRRRKKVETLRENARKDDIKPDILKEAARLERTYPSTAIVPAHFEDFFEKRLDRLYEPELDALDKESLEQDRLLKEVERANAEFESQKRRCGDRGSREREQALQKLDSAYFKYKEIINNLEVGRKFYNDLNKIVGQGFRDVVKGWVAQRRMEARVLEEELSMPPLSTLNLSRDHAPLQGASTTQYQAAQPAYFAPEPVAQHHQTSPQRQNDHAAGQSTPNPVEASIQSWAGEAVRQPQPVAPQTTNPMTTMWNPAMGIKFGGSGPPAPRTDGGQQPGGGSATTWNPASGVKFG